The following are from one region of the Salvia splendens isolate huo1 chromosome 2, SspV2, whole genome shotgun sequence genome:
- the LOC121769481 gene encoding growth-regulating factor 2-like translates to MDFRLLDNLISSLSASNNAGSAFTDAEHDLPAPKLPRISLPECNRSGGATHQMLGFSAAFPFLRSSSGYECTSMHVPFTTSQWMELEHQALIYKYITANVPIPSYLLNPIRKALEHSRFSCLSFLRPNTLGWRVSNKTDTEPGRCRRTDGKKWRCSREAIADHKYCERHVNRGRHRSRKPVEGGSGNRCPMDKETRKTCLKDKQHAYSLLDPLERTELSMGLGVASEDSWGGGPLGEALHTTGNSSGQCKALNLIASTPFS, encoded by the exons ATGGATTTTCGGTTGCTAGATAATTTGATCTCTTCACTCTCAGCTTCCAACAATGCCGGATCTGCATTTACTGACGCTGAACATGACCTGCCGGCGCCTAAACTGCCCAGGATTTCCTTGCCGGAATGCAACAGAAGCGGCGGTGCCACTCACCAAATGCTCGGCTTCTCCGCCGCCTTCCCGTTTCTCAGGAGCTCATCCG GCTATGAGTGTACAAGTATGCATGTCCCCTTCACCACTTCACAATGGATGGAGCTAGAACACCAAGCATTGATCTACAAATACATCACTGCAAATGTTCCCATACCTTCCTATCTACTTAATCCAATCAGGAAAGCTCTCGAACATTCTCGATTCTCTTGTCTCTCCTTCCTACGACCAAATACTC TGGGATGGCGTGTTTCCAACAAGACCGATACCGAGCCAGGTAGGTGTCGAAGGACAGACGGAAAGAAATGGCGGTGCTCACGGGAAGCAATCGCTGATCACAAGTACTGCGAGCGCCATGTCAACCGAGGCCGCCACCGTTCAAGAAAGCCTGTGGAAGGTGGATCCGGAAATAG ATGCCCTATGGACAAGGAAACTCGGAAAACATGTTTGAAAGACAAGCAACACGCCTATTCATTGCTCGACCCCTTAGAGAGGACTGAGCTCTCGATGGGACTCGGCGTTGCTAGTGAAGACAGCTGGGGAGGTGGGCCGTTGGGCGAGGCATTGCACACAACGGGCAACAGCTCGGGTCAATGCAAGGCGCTCAACCTCATAGCGTCGACCCCATTTTCTTGA